A window of Micromonospora eburnea genomic DNA:
GACGCGCCCCTTGTTCCACACAACTTCGGGGAGTTTGCTGTCTCTCGGCGCCGGGCGGCGGCAACTTCCCCGAAAGTGTGCGGATCATGACGTGGGCACGGCGGCGACGTCGGCGTAGATGTCGATGAGGCGCTTGGTGACCACGTCGGGGTGGAAGGTGCGCTCGTAGCGGGCGCGGGCCGCCGGGGCGAGCGCCGCCGCGCCGGCCCGGGCCACCGGCAGCGCGGCGGCCAGCGCGGCCGGCTCCGGGGCAACCACCCAACCGGCCTCGCCCCGCTCGACGCCGGACGGCATCGCCGGCCCCGAGGACCCGGCAGGCGCTGACGCCACCTCGGCCGGGCCGGTGCCGGCGGGCTCCCGGGGGGTGTCCGCGCCGACCAGGTACGGGATGCCGCCGAGCGCGGTGCCGAGCACCGGACGACCGCTGGCCAGCGCCTCGATGATCACGGTCGGCAGCACGTCGTGCCAGGTGGAGGTCGCCAGCACCACGGCGCTCTCCGCCAGCGCGGCGCGTACCCCGGGCCGGTCGAGCGGGCCGAGGAAGGTGATGTCGGCACGCTCGGCGGCGGCCGCCTCGGCCAGTGGGCGCAGTTCCCCGTCGCCAGCGATCCGCAGCGGGCCGAGCGCGCCGTCCGGGTGCCGCCGCCACGCCTTCAGCAGCAGGTCCAGCCCCTTTTCCGGGGTGAGCCGGGCCATGTAGAGGAAGCCGTCGCCGGGCGCCGCCGGGGTCCCCGGGTCGGGGATGGCGTTGGGTTTGACCACGATCCGCT
This region includes:
- a CDS encoding glycosyltransferase family 4 protein; translated protein: MRIVVAHNRYREAQPSGENTIVDAEIAQLTAAGVEVLPFIRSSDEIPSMSKPAKALLPISPIWAPKAQHDLDRLLVEHRPDVLHLHNPYPLLSPWVVRTAHRRGVPVVQTVHNYRQVCSSGLYFRDGVICQDCRGRALGVPAVVHRCYRGSRAQSALMATTLAVHRPTWRSVDRFIALTTAVADHLRDYGIPDERIVVKPNAIPDPGTPAAPGDGFLYMARLTPEKGLDLLLKAWRRHPDGALGPLRIAGDGELRPLAEAAAAERADITFLGPLDRPGVRAALAESAVVLATSTWHDVLPTVIIEALASGRPVLGTALGGIPYLVGADTPREPAGTGPAEVASAPAGSSGPAMPSGVERGEAGWVVAPEPAALAAALPVARAGAAALAPAARARYERTFHPDVVTKRLIDIYADVAAVPTS